From the genome of Biomphalaria glabrata chromosome 1, xgBioGlab47.1, whole genome shotgun sequence, one region includes:
- the LOC106063283 gene encoding threonine synthase-like 2 isoform X2, which produces MRYQSTRGGVQDVEFKDVLLSGYANDGGMFLPMSTPTVSSATLQKWSALSFEDLAYEVTSLYIEEKDIPSTDLKDIYHKAFSTFKVPDVVPIKKLSDRLTIAELFHGRSLAFKDLAMSCLGQFYNYFLTKSQEHLTLVVCTSGDTGSSAIESVRGLHLVDIIVILPRGRCTLIQERQMTTVLDNNVHVFRADGSSDDIDLIVRKLFADSEFVRMQHLASSSSLNFVRILIQMVHFFYIYLKMCPSADEEVEMVLPTGGGGNITAGIIAKQMGLPVKLVCAVNHNNILSRIMKSGHCLLGDVQVTIAPAMDIQFAYNLERVWYLISGGSSETVKTIMADVDRNIVNVPSDIIALMNSLIKVYVVSNDEEVKDTIRRCWNDNDYFICPHTAIGVSYIYAELNSSSNKQKSVVLATASPLKFPDAIKASGLSPPTSEAIEDLLTAPTKYTDLDLGLDWTSIVRRKIEEITLSRKI; this is translated from the exons ATGAGATACCAGAGCACAAGGGGAGGAGTTCAAGATGTTGAGTTCAAAGATGTACTTCTTTCTGGTTATGCCAATGATGGTGGCATGTTTCTCCCCATGTCTACACCGACAGTATCTTCTGCTACACTTCAGAAATGGTCAGCGCTTTCTTTTGAAGACCTTGCTTATGAAGTCACATCCTTGTATATTGAAGAAAAAGACATTCCATCAACAGATTTAAAAG ATATTTATCATAAAGCGTTTTCAACATTCAAAGTTCCTGATGTAGTGCCAATTAAAAAATTGTCAGACAGATTAACCATCGCAGAGCTCTTTCATGGCAGAAGTTTGGCTTTCAAAGATTTGGCAATGAGCTGTCTAGGccaattttacaattattttctaACTAAAAGTCAAGAacacctgactttagttgtct gCACTTCTGGAGATACAGGAAGTTCTGCCATTGAATCAGTTCGTGGGCTACATTTAGTAGACATTATTGTTATTCTTCCGAGAGGACGCTGCACCCTCATACAAGAACGCCAGATGACAACTGTTCTCGACAACAATGTCCATGTGTTTAGAG CTGATGGTTCTTCAGATGACATTGATTTGATTGTCAGGAAACTATTCGCTGATTCAGAGTTTGTCAGAATGCAACATTTGGCATCATCAAGCTCTCTCAACTTTGTGAGAATACTTATACAGATGGTTCATTTCTTTTATATCTACTTGAAG ATGTGTCCTTCAGCTGATGAAGAAGTTGAAATGGTTTTACCCACGGGAGGTGGTGGTAATATAACAG CTGGCATCATTGCCAAACAAATGGGCTTGCCAGTTAAACTTGTCTGTGCTGTTAATCACAACAATATACTTTCTCGCATCATGAAATCTGGCCACTGCTTACTTGGAGATGTGCAAGTGACCATTGCCCCAGCTATGGATATACAG tttGCTTACAACCTTGAAAGGGTGTGGTACCTCATCAGTGGTGGCAGCAGTGAGACTGTCAAAACTATCATGGCAGACGTAGATCGCAACATTGTGAATGTGCCAAGTGACATTATAGCATTG ATGAATTCTTTGATCAAAGTGTATGTGGTCTCTAATGATGAAGAGGTCAAGGATACTATCAGGAGATGTTGGAATGACAATGACTATTTTATTTGTCCACACACAGCTATTGGAGTGTCTTACATTTATGCCGAATTGAACTcaag tTCTAACAAGCAGAAGTCAGTTGTCTTAGCAACAGCATCACCCTTAAAGTTTCCAGATGCTATAAAAGCCTCAGGGTTGTCACCACCAACCAGTGAAGCCATTGAGGATTTGTTGACAGCTCCCACCAAGTAtacagacttagacttaggtcttGATTGGACTTCTATTGTCAGAAGAAAAATTGAAGAAATAACTTTGTcaagaaaaatataa
- the LOC106063283 gene encoding threonine synthase-like 2 isoform X1, with the protein MIEDSLHSSKQSTNHTIMRYQSTRGGVQDVEFKDVLLSGYANDGGMFLPMSTPTVSSATLQKWSALSFEDLAYEVTSLYIEEKDIPSTDLKDIYHKAFSTFKVPDVVPIKKLSDRLTIAELFHGRSLAFKDLAMSCLGQFYNYFLTKSQEHLTLVVCTSGDTGSSAIESVRGLHLVDIIVILPRGRCTLIQERQMTTVLDNNVHVFRADGSSDDIDLIVRKLFADSEFVRMQHLASSSSLNFVRILIQMVHFFYIYLKMCPSADEEVEMVLPTGGGGNITAGIIAKQMGLPVKLVCAVNHNNILSRIMKSGHCLLGDVQVTIAPAMDIQFAYNLERVWYLISGGSSETVKTIMADVDRNIVNVPSDIIALMNSLIKVYVVSNDEEVKDTIRRCWNDNDYFICPHTAIGVSYIYAELNSSSNKQKSVVLATASPLKFPDAIKASGLSPPTSEAIEDLLTAPTKYTDLDLGLDWTSIVRRKIEEITLSRKI; encoded by the exons CTTTACATTCGTCCAAACAATCTACCAATCACACAATCATGAGATACCAGAGCACAAGGGGAGGAGTTCAAGATGTTGAGTTCAAAGATGTACTTCTTTCTGGTTATGCCAATGATGGTGGCATGTTTCTCCCCATGTCTACACCGACAGTATCTTCTGCTACACTTCAGAAATGGTCAGCGCTTTCTTTTGAAGACCTTGCTTATGAAGTCACATCCTTGTATATTGAAGAAAAAGACATTCCATCAACAGATTTAAAAG ATATTTATCATAAAGCGTTTTCAACATTCAAAGTTCCTGATGTAGTGCCAATTAAAAAATTGTCAGACAGATTAACCATCGCAGAGCTCTTTCATGGCAGAAGTTTGGCTTTCAAAGATTTGGCAATGAGCTGTCTAGGccaattttacaattattttctaACTAAAAGTCAAGAacacctgactttagttgtct gCACTTCTGGAGATACAGGAAGTTCTGCCATTGAATCAGTTCGTGGGCTACATTTAGTAGACATTATTGTTATTCTTCCGAGAGGACGCTGCACCCTCATACAAGAACGCCAGATGACAACTGTTCTCGACAACAATGTCCATGTGTTTAGAG CTGATGGTTCTTCAGATGACATTGATTTGATTGTCAGGAAACTATTCGCTGATTCAGAGTTTGTCAGAATGCAACATTTGGCATCATCAAGCTCTCTCAACTTTGTGAGAATACTTATACAGATGGTTCATTTCTTTTATATCTACTTGAAG ATGTGTCCTTCAGCTGATGAAGAAGTTGAAATGGTTTTACCCACGGGAGGTGGTGGTAATATAACAG CTGGCATCATTGCCAAACAAATGGGCTTGCCAGTTAAACTTGTCTGTGCTGTTAATCACAACAATATACTTTCTCGCATCATGAAATCTGGCCACTGCTTACTTGGAGATGTGCAAGTGACCATTGCCCCAGCTATGGATATACAG tttGCTTACAACCTTGAAAGGGTGTGGTACCTCATCAGTGGTGGCAGCAGTGAGACTGTCAAAACTATCATGGCAGACGTAGATCGCAACATTGTGAATGTGCCAAGTGACATTATAGCATTG ATGAATTCTTTGATCAAAGTGTATGTGGTCTCTAATGATGAAGAGGTCAAGGATACTATCAGGAGATGTTGGAATGACAATGACTATTTTATTTGTCCACACACAGCTATTGGAGTGTCTTACATTTATGCCGAATTGAACTcaag tTCTAACAAGCAGAAGTCAGTTGTCTTAGCAACAGCATCACCCTTAAAGTTTCCAGATGCTATAAAAGCCTCAGGGTTGTCACCACCAACCAGTGAAGCCATTGAGGATTTGTTGACAGCTCCCACCAAGTAtacagacttagacttaggtcttGATTGGACTTCTATTGTCAGAAGAAAAATTGAAGAAATAACTTTGTcaagaaaaatataa